One window of Dermacentor andersoni chromosome 7, qqDerAnde1_hic_scaffold, whole genome shotgun sequence genomic DNA carries:
- the LOC140219627 gene encoding uncharacterized protein: protein MRLPVDTGASASLMTAEDFGKHFGRQHRLSQTVDLKNFSKQRIDIQGLFQATVQFFQRSCSVTFHVTTTGTSLLGLDAIQRLGIQIDGTSLTCRLPSLPSVQSPTGVPPGFDHLSSDELGLVNNFVHRIHRQQDAKPVSSKLRRLPLALRDQVTHELRRLEDCDVIERVEATEWVSPLVVVRKKDGTMRLCVDLREQDSLVPQVQERVLQKQSQTKQYVDKRRGAQATRIKVGDTVRIRFNRKGIFKYSKPRKVKAQIRPSTFLLSGGKTWNASKLTVVMKDPAGSTLCTSDRDFLYSYSNLDSHSDDLSVVTASSHSHKLQLTSASDCITSESTQSAVVSDSVGESVASQDLGLREELPGQPSPALRDNHIKLSNQGEGNNSGTTRSLKSTDTRRNPQSSSEVRTRPHRDRKRPPWLDDFVSVVYSVFPSSKCHG, encoded by the coding sequence atgcgactgccggtggatacgggagcgtctgcctcattgatgacggccgaagattttggaaagcactttggtcgacagcacagactgtcgcaaacagtggacttgaaaaatttctccaagcaacgcatcgacattcaaggcctgtttcaagccactgtccagtttttccaaaggtcatgctcagtcacgttccacgtaacgactacaggaacatcactgctgggtttagacgccatccaacgcttgggcatacagatcgacggtacgtcgctgacatgtcgtctaccatcgcttccttcagtacagagccccacaggtgtgcctccgggttttgatcacctttccagtgacgagttgggcctcgtcaacaactttgtgcaccgaattcatcggcagcaagatgcgaaaccagtatcttcaaagttgcgccgactacccctggctctccgtgaccaggtcacacatgaattgcgacgtctcgaggactgcgacgtcatcgagcgcgtcgaggctactgagtgggtgtctccactcgtggtggtgcgcaagaaggatggaaccatgcggctctgtgtagatctacgagaacaggacagtcttgtgcctcaagttcaagaaagggtcttgcagaaacagtcgcagactaaacagtacgtagacaaacgtagaggtgctcaggcaactcgtatcaaggtgggagacaccgtcagaattagatttaacaggaaaggaatctttaagtacagtaaacctcgtaaagtcaaggcccagataagaccatctacttttctactcagtggtgggaagacgtggaatgcgtctaagttaaccgtagtgatgaaggatccagcaggtagtacactgtgtacaagtgatagagactttttgtactcatattcaaacttggatagtcattccgatgacttgtctgtagtgacagcgtcctctcatagtcataagcttcagttaactagtgcgtctgactgtatcacttctgagtctacacagtcagcagtcgtctctgattctgtgggggaatcggtagcctcccaggacttgggacttcgagaggagcttcctgggcaaccctctccagctttgcgCGACAACCACATTaaattgtccaaccagggggagggaaataatagtgggacgactaggtctttaaagtcgaccgatacgcgtcgcaacccccaaagttcttctgaggtacgcacgcgtcctcatcgtgacagaaaacggcctccgtggctcgatgattttgtttctgtagtgtatagtgtatttccgtcttcaaaatgccacggctag